Proteins from a single region of Harmonia axyridis chromosome 4, icHarAxyr1.1, whole genome shotgun sequence:
- the LOC123678744 gene encoding leucine-rich repeats and immunoglobulin-like domains protein 1 isoform X3 — translation MRNKILIRWLASAALMVITAAQCPWQLEVPDLQSSCLCSYNLGHELSVQCDMVDWQKLLTSLHKYATDTPLDLLYVNNSTITALKDNIFLNLKIQNIQLSGCKIKTIENDAFKGQERHLKNLNLQDNDITEVPVESLKSLRTLTLLDFSHNKINVVPAYAFQNLTRLATLKLGDNNVTLENNALSGLEGCLKNLNLKGTKQKDVPKAIQGLRTLAFLDLSQNSLVELGGEKNENAFDGLKSLTAINLERNLIQHMGENAFRGVRKTLSSLSLLNNLLPDFPKAALSSLNELRVLDIGFNLLTDLPHDAFKGNPSITLLALDGNPLVTIPYQSLSHLNKTLRGLSLGGRFLHCDCKLAWVIKWIHEGDLQVTSRERNPQFCGSPPRFRDRGFYSIQQEELCTNNEDKKENLGIATVVSADLDDVNLSGEVQAPKVTTSTTTTTTTKKATPKIITSTTVTTTTQTTSKATSTASTTTTTTTKGTTSKHSTQKPKMKTTVAPWTQRPSLIKSYASRNKADETREVLVKTAFRQDNSVIIQWGSDTANILGFRVVYRLFGDKSFKQGPPLEASEREFKIKNVPSQECIIVCVVSLEDINVTPETVPYSQCREVRTVSSASSNMDKITIAASAAICGTIVVAVIIFVAASRRRSRKLHELHQHKMGLKNGMPMAGLPVNCCTGLGQGTSPGGPLSSLATLNAYNNSKDWDQVSGYSTHSAHRPRMFSVDQTPSLIPDDMRSHFSNKGNKPRSIADGQSQHSFSNHSGRYLTANAFPNNLLSSRQGWAQLTR, via the exons ATGAGAAACAAAATCCTCATCCGCTGGCTGGCATCAGCGGCGCTGATGGTCATTACCGCAGCCCAGTGCCCCTGGCAACTGGAGGTTCCAGACCTGCAATCCTCCTGTCTGTGCAGCTACAATCTCGGTCACGAATTGTCGGTCCAATGCGACATGGTGGACTGGCAGAAATTGCTGACATCCTTACACAAATACGCCACTGACACACCCTTGGATCTGTTATACGTCAATAACTCAACCATAACGGCTCTGAAGGATAACATATTCCTGAACTTGAAGATACAGAACATACAATTATCGGGATGCAAGATCAAGACGATTGAGAACGACGCCTTCAAGGGTCAAGAACGTCACCTGAAGAACCTGAACTTGCAGGATAACGATATAACCGAGGTGCCGGTCGAGAGTTTGAAGTCGCTGAGAACTCTCACGCTTCTCGACTTCTcgcataataaaataaatgttgtGCCTGCGTACGCTTTCCAAAATCTTACGAGGTTGGCTACACTGAAACTGGGTGATAACAATGTTACCCTCGAGAATAACGCTCTAAGCGGCTTGGAGGGATGTTTGAAGAATCTCAATCTGAAAGGTACCAAGCAGAAAGACGTTCCGAAAGCTATACAAGGACTGAGAACTTTGGCGTTCTTGGACTTGTCTCAAAACAGTTTGGTAGAACTGGGTGGTGAGAAGAACGAGAATGCCTTCGATGGTTTGAAGTCCCTTACAGCCATCAACTTGGAAAGAAATCTGATCCAGCATATGGGTGAAAACGCCTTCAGAGGCGTTAGGAAGACGTTGAGTTCGCTCAGTCTCCTAAACAACCTCCTACCAGATTTTCCAAAAGCAGCCTTGAGCAGCCTCAACGAGCTAAGAGTATTAGACATCGGTTTCAATCTTCTAACAGATCTACCTCACGATGCCTTCAAAGGTAACCCATCGATTACTCTCTTGGCTTTAGATGGAAACCCTCTAGTTACAATACCTTACCAGTCTTTATCGCACCTGAACAAAACTCTAAGAGGACTTAGTCTCGGAGGTCGTTTTCTCCACTGTGACTGCAAACTGGCATGGGTTATCAAATGGATACACGAAGGAGACCTTCAGGTAACCAGCAGGGAAAGAAACCCTCAATTCTGTGGAAGCCCTCCTAGGTTTAGAGACAGAGGTTTCTACAGCATCCAACAAGAAGAACTCTGCACAAACAACGAAGACAAAAAGGAAAACTTGGGTATTGCAACAGTGGTCAGTGCAGATTTAGACGACGTCAACCTATCTGGCGAAGTACAAGCTCCAAAAGTAACCACTTCAACGACTACAACGACCACAACCAAAAAGGCTACTCCGAAGATCATCACCTCTACTACTGTTACTACCACTACACAAACTACCTCCAAGGCTACAAGTACTGCATCGACTACAACCACGACAACAACGAAAGGTACAACCTCAAAACACTCGACGCAAAAACCCAAAATGAAAACTACTGTGGCACCATGGACGCAGAGGCCTTCCTTGATCAAGAGCTACGCTTCTCGGAATAAGGCAGACGAAACCAGAGAAGTATTAGTAAAAACAGCCTTCAGGCAGGACAATTCTGTTATTATTCAATGGGGATCGGACACAGCGAACATTCTAGGTTTCAGGGTGGTGTACAGGCTGTTTGGGGACAAGAGTTTCAAGCAAGGTCCGCCACTAGAGGCTAGCGAGAGGGAATTCAAAATCAAGAATGTGCCTTCACAG GAATGCATAATAGTCTGCGTGGTATCTCTGGAAGATATCAACGTGACGCCAGAAACAGTACCGTACTCGCAATGCCGAGAGGTCAGGACCGTATCCTCGGCTTCTTCCAACATGGACAAGATAACTATAGCCGCAAGTGCCGCCATCTGTGGTACGATCGTGGTGGCAGTTATCATATTCGTGGCGGCCTCTAGGAGACGTTCGAGAAAGCTGCACGAGTTGCATCAGCACAAGATGGGATTGAAGAACGGAATGCCGATGGCTGGGCTTCCTGTGAACTGCTGCACAGGGTTGGGCCAGGGCACCAGCCCTGGTGGACCGCTGTCGTCGTTGGCTACGTTGAACGCTTACAATAACAGCAAG gatTGGGATCAAGTATCCGGCTACAGCACGCACAGCGCCCACCGTCCACGCATGTTCTCGGTGGACCAGACCCCGTCTCTGATCCCAGACGACATGAGGTCCCACTTCAGCAACAAAGGTAATAAACCGAGGTCCATAGCCGATGGACAGTCCCAGCACAGCTTCTCGAATCACTCGGGAAGATACCTGACCGCAAACGCATTTCCCAATAATTTGTTGTCCTCGAGGCAAG GTTGGGCCCAGCTCACTCGGTAG
- the LOC123678744 gene encoding leucine-rich repeat and fibronectin type-III domain-containing protein 5 isoform X2, with amino-acid sequence MRNKILIRWLASAALMVITAAQCPWQLEVPDLQSSCLCSYNLGHELSVQCDMVDWQKLLTSLHKYATDTPLDLLYVNNSTITALKDNIFLNLKIQNIQLSGCKIKTIENDAFKGQERHLKNLNLQDNDITEVPVESLKSLRTLTLLDFSHNKINVVPAYAFQNLTRLATLKLGDNNVTLENNALSGLEGCLKNLNLKGTKQKDVPKAIQGLRTLAFLDLSQNSLVELGGEKNENAFDGLKSLTAINLERNLIQHMGENAFRGVRKTLSSLSLLNNLLPDFPKAALSSLNELRVLDIGFNLLTDLPHDAFKGNPSITLLALDGNPLVTIPYQSLSHLNKTLRGLSLGGRFLHCDCKLAWVIKWIHEGDLQVTSRERNPQFCGSPPRFRDRGFYSIQQEELCTNNEDKKENLGIATVVSADLDDVNLSGEVQAPKVTTSTTTTTTTKKATPKIITSTTVTTTTQTTSKATSTASTTTTTTTKGTTSKHSTQKPKMKTTVAPWTQRPSLIKSYASRNKADETREVLVKTAFRQDNSVIIQWGSDTANILGFRVVYRLFGDKSFKQGPPLEASEREFKIKNVPSQECIIVCVVSLEDINVTPETVPYSQCREVRTVSSASSNMDKITIAASAAICGTIVVAVIIFVAASRRRSRKLHELHQHKMGLKNGMPMAGLPVNCCTGLGQGTSPGGPLSSLATLNAYNNSKDWDQVSGYSTHSAHRPRMFSVDQTPSLIPDDMRSHFSNKDLRQSRQSLAMQSDRLSTRLGPAHSVASSTRRSRPRSRSRDHNRPSSRYSIAGSTHTLNNYCDNSDNWTDHDMEIYMARNPTTRNGLVPL; translated from the exons ATGAGAAACAAAATCCTCATCCGCTGGCTGGCATCAGCGGCGCTGATGGTCATTACCGCAGCCCAGTGCCCCTGGCAACTGGAGGTTCCAGACCTGCAATCCTCCTGTCTGTGCAGCTACAATCTCGGTCACGAATTGTCGGTCCAATGCGACATGGTGGACTGGCAGAAATTGCTGACATCCTTACACAAATACGCCACTGACACACCCTTGGATCTGTTATACGTCAATAACTCAACCATAACGGCTCTGAAGGATAACATATTCCTGAACTTGAAGATACAGAACATACAATTATCGGGATGCAAGATCAAGACGATTGAGAACGACGCCTTCAAGGGTCAAGAACGTCACCTGAAGAACCTGAACTTGCAGGATAACGATATAACCGAGGTGCCGGTCGAGAGTTTGAAGTCGCTGAGAACTCTCACGCTTCTCGACTTCTcgcataataaaataaatgttgtGCCTGCGTACGCTTTCCAAAATCTTACGAGGTTGGCTACACTGAAACTGGGTGATAACAATGTTACCCTCGAGAATAACGCTCTAAGCGGCTTGGAGGGATGTTTGAAGAATCTCAATCTGAAAGGTACCAAGCAGAAAGACGTTCCGAAAGCTATACAAGGACTGAGAACTTTGGCGTTCTTGGACTTGTCTCAAAACAGTTTGGTAGAACTGGGTGGTGAGAAGAACGAGAATGCCTTCGATGGTTTGAAGTCCCTTACAGCCATCAACTTGGAAAGAAATCTGATCCAGCATATGGGTGAAAACGCCTTCAGAGGCGTTAGGAAGACGTTGAGTTCGCTCAGTCTCCTAAACAACCTCCTACCAGATTTTCCAAAAGCAGCCTTGAGCAGCCTCAACGAGCTAAGAGTATTAGACATCGGTTTCAATCTTCTAACAGATCTACCTCACGATGCCTTCAAAGGTAACCCATCGATTACTCTCTTGGCTTTAGATGGAAACCCTCTAGTTACAATACCTTACCAGTCTTTATCGCACCTGAACAAAACTCTAAGAGGACTTAGTCTCGGAGGTCGTTTTCTCCACTGTGACTGCAAACTGGCATGGGTTATCAAATGGATACACGAAGGAGACCTTCAGGTAACCAGCAGGGAAAGAAACCCTCAATTCTGTGGAAGCCCTCCTAGGTTTAGAGACAGAGGTTTCTACAGCATCCAACAAGAAGAACTCTGCACAAACAACGAAGACAAAAAGGAAAACTTGGGTATTGCAACAGTGGTCAGTGCAGATTTAGACGACGTCAACCTATCTGGCGAAGTACAAGCTCCAAAAGTAACCACTTCAACGACTACAACGACCACAACCAAAAAGGCTACTCCGAAGATCATCACCTCTACTACTGTTACTACCACTACACAAACTACCTCCAAGGCTACAAGTACTGCATCGACTACAACCACGACAACAACGAAAGGTACAACCTCAAAACACTCGACGCAAAAACCCAAAATGAAAACTACTGTGGCACCATGGACGCAGAGGCCTTCCTTGATCAAGAGCTACGCTTCTCGGAATAAGGCAGACGAAACCAGAGAAGTATTAGTAAAAACAGCCTTCAGGCAGGACAATTCTGTTATTATTCAATGGGGATCGGACACAGCGAACATTCTAGGTTTCAGGGTGGTGTACAGGCTGTTTGGGGACAAGAGTTTCAAGCAAGGTCCGCCACTAGAGGCTAGCGAGAGGGAATTCAAAATCAAGAATGTGCCTTCACAG GAATGCATAATAGTCTGCGTGGTATCTCTGGAAGATATCAACGTGACGCCAGAAACAGTACCGTACTCGCAATGCCGAGAGGTCAGGACCGTATCCTCGGCTTCTTCCAACATGGACAAGATAACTATAGCCGCAAGTGCCGCCATCTGTGGTACGATCGTGGTGGCAGTTATCATATTCGTGGCGGCCTCTAGGAGACGTTCGAGAAAGCTGCACGAGTTGCATCAGCACAAGATGGGATTGAAGAACGGAATGCCGATGGCTGGGCTTCCTGTGAACTGCTGCACAGGGTTGGGCCAGGGCACCAGCCCTGGTGGACCGCTGTCGTCGTTGGCTACGTTGAACGCTTACAATAACAGCAAG gatTGGGATCAAGTATCCGGCTACAGCACGCACAGCGCCCACCGTCCACGCATGTTCTCGGTGGACCAGACCCCGTCTCTGATCCCAGACGACATGAGGTCCCACTTCAGCAACAAAG ATCTGCGCCAGTCCCGTCAATCTCTAGCCATGCAATCTGATCGATTATCTACCAGGTTGGGCCCAGCTCACTCGGTAGCTTCATCAACGAGAAGGTCAAGACCGAGGTCCAGGTCCAGAGACCACAACAGGCCGAGTAGCAGATACAGCATCGCTGGATCTACCCACACGTTGAACAACTATTGTGACAATTCGGACAACTGGACAGATCACGATATGGAAATATACATGGCCAGAAACCCAACGACAAGAAATGGACTTGTACCACTTTGA
- the LOC123678744 gene encoding leucine-rich repeat and fibronectin type-III domain-containing protein 5 isoform X1, with protein MRNKILIRWLASAALMVITAAQCPWQLEVPDLQSSCLCSYNLGHELSVQCDMVDWQKLLTSLHKYATDTPLDLLYVNNSTITALKDNIFLNLKIQNIQLSGCKIKTIENDAFKGQERHLKNLNLQDNDITEVPVESLKSLRTLTLLDFSHNKINVVPAYAFQNLTRLATLKLGDNNVTLENNALSGLEGCLKNLNLKGTKQKDVPKAIQGLRTLAFLDLSQNSLVELGGEKNENAFDGLKSLTAINLERNLIQHMGENAFRGVRKTLSSLSLLNNLLPDFPKAALSSLNELRVLDIGFNLLTDLPHDAFKGNPSITLLALDGNPLVTIPYQSLSHLNKTLRGLSLGGRFLHCDCKLAWVIKWIHEGDLQVTSRERNPQFCGSPPRFRDRGFYSIQQEELCTNNEDKKENLGIATVVSADLDDVNLSGEVQAPKVTTSTTTTTTTKKATPKIITSTTVTTTTQTTSKATSTASTTTTTTTKGTTSKHSTQKPKMKTTVAPWTQRPSLIKSYASRNKADETREVLVKTAFRQDNSVIIQWGSDTANILGFRVVYRLFGDKSFKQGPPLEASEREFKIKNVPSQECIIVCVVSLEDINVTPETVPYSQCREVRTVSSASSNMDKITIAASAAICGTIVVAVIIFVAASRRRSRKLHELHQHKMGLKNGMPMAGLPVNCCTGLGQGTSPGGPLSSLATLNAYNNSKDWDQVSGYSTHSAHRPRMFSVDQTPSLIPDDMRSHFSNKGNKPRSIADGQSQHSFSNHSGRYLTANAFPNNLLSSRQDLRQSRQSLAMQSDRLSTRLGPAHSVASSTRRSRPRSRSRDHNRPSSRYSIAGSTHTLNNYCDNSDNWTDHDMEIYMARNPTTRNGLVPL; from the exons ATGAGAAACAAAATCCTCATCCGCTGGCTGGCATCAGCGGCGCTGATGGTCATTACCGCAGCCCAGTGCCCCTGGCAACTGGAGGTTCCAGACCTGCAATCCTCCTGTCTGTGCAGCTACAATCTCGGTCACGAATTGTCGGTCCAATGCGACATGGTGGACTGGCAGAAATTGCTGACATCCTTACACAAATACGCCACTGACACACCCTTGGATCTGTTATACGTCAATAACTCAACCATAACGGCTCTGAAGGATAACATATTCCTGAACTTGAAGATACAGAACATACAATTATCGGGATGCAAGATCAAGACGATTGAGAACGACGCCTTCAAGGGTCAAGAACGTCACCTGAAGAACCTGAACTTGCAGGATAACGATATAACCGAGGTGCCGGTCGAGAGTTTGAAGTCGCTGAGAACTCTCACGCTTCTCGACTTCTcgcataataaaataaatgttgtGCCTGCGTACGCTTTCCAAAATCTTACGAGGTTGGCTACACTGAAACTGGGTGATAACAATGTTACCCTCGAGAATAACGCTCTAAGCGGCTTGGAGGGATGTTTGAAGAATCTCAATCTGAAAGGTACCAAGCAGAAAGACGTTCCGAAAGCTATACAAGGACTGAGAACTTTGGCGTTCTTGGACTTGTCTCAAAACAGTTTGGTAGAACTGGGTGGTGAGAAGAACGAGAATGCCTTCGATGGTTTGAAGTCCCTTACAGCCATCAACTTGGAAAGAAATCTGATCCAGCATATGGGTGAAAACGCCTTCAGAGGCGTTAGGAAGACGTTGAGTTCGCTCAGTCTCCTAAACAACCTCCTACCAGATTTTCCAAAAGCAGCCTTGAGCAGCCTCAACGAGCTAAGAGTATTAGACATCGGTTTCAATCTTCTAACAGATCTACCTCACGATGCCTTCAAAGGTAACCCATCGATTACTCTCTTGGCTTTAGATGGAAACCCTCTAGTTACAATACCTTACCAGTCTTTATCGCACCTGAACAAAACTCTAAGAGGACTTAGTCTCGGAGGTCGTTTTCTCCACTGTGACTGCAAACTGGCATGGGTTATCAAATGGATACACGAAGGAGACCTTCAGGTAACCAGCAGGGAAAGAAACCCTCAATTCTGTGGAAGCCCTCCTAGGTTTAGAGACAGAGGTTTCTACAGCATCCAACAAGAAGAACTCTGCACAAACAACGAAGACAAAAAGGAAAACTTGGGTATTGCAACAGTGGTCAGTGCAGATTTAGACGACGTCAACCTATCTGGCGAAGTACAAGCTCCAAAAGTAACCACTTCAACGACTACAACGACCACAACCAAAAAGGCTACTCCGAAGATCATCACCTCTACTACTGTTACTACCACTACACAAACTACCTCCAAGGCTACAAGTACTGCATCGACTACAACCACGACAACAACGAAAGGTACAACCTCAAAACACTCGACGCAAAAACCCAAAATGAAAACTACTGTGGCACCATGGACGCAGAGGCCTTCCTTGATCAAGAGCTACGCTTCTCGGAATAAGGCAGACGAAACCAGAGAAGTATTAGTAAAAACAGCCTTCAGGCAGGACAATTCTGTTATTATTCAATGGGGATCGGACACAGCGAACATTCTAGGTTTCAGGGTGGTGTACAGGCTGTTTGGGGACAAGAGTTTCAAGCAAGGTCCGCCACTAGAGGCTAGCGAGAGGGAATTCAAAATCAAGAATGTGCCTTCACAG GAATGCATAATAGTCTGCGTGGTATCTCTGGAAGATATCAACGTGACGCCAGAAACAGTACCGTACTCGCAATGCCGAGAGGTCAGGACCGTATCCTCGGCTTCTTCCAACATGGACAAGATAACTATAGCCGCAAGTGCCGCCATCTGTGGTACGATCGTGGTGGCAGTTATCATATTCGTGGCGGCCTCTAGGAGACGTTCGAGAAAGCTGCACGAGTTGCATCAGCACAAGATGGGATTGAAGAACGGAATGCCGATGGCTGGGCTTCCTGTGAACTGCTGCACAGGGTTGGGCCAGGGCACCAGCCCTGGTGGACCGCTGTCGTCGTTGGCTACGTTGAACGCTTACAATAACAGCAAG gatTGGGATCAAGTATCCGGCTACAGCACGCACAGCGCCCACCGTCCACGCATGTTCTCGGTGGACCAGACCCCGTCTCTGATCCCAGACGACATGAGGTCCCACTTCAGCAACAAAGGTAATAAACCGAGGTCCATAGCCGATGGACAGTCCCAGCACAGCTTCTCGAATCACTCGGGAAGATACCTGACCGCAAACGCATTTCCCAATAATTTGTTGTCCTCGAGGCAAG ATCTGCGCCAGTCCCGTCAATCTCTAGCCATGCAATCTGATCGATTATCTACCAGGTTGGGCCCAGCTCACTCGGTAGCTTCATCAACGAGAAGGTCAAGACCGAGGTCCAGGTCCAGAGACCACAACAGGCCGAGTAGCAGATACAGCATCGCTGGATCTACCCACACGTTGAACAACTATTGTGACAATTCGGACAACTGGACAGATCACGATATGGAAATATACATGGCCAGAAACCCAACGACAAGAAATGGACTTGTACCACTTTGA